The window AAGGAAAAAGCCCCTTGATTTCATCCTTGCATTTTGGCTTTTGAAACACTTTTCAATAGTAGCCTTTGTACTTAGGTCAGTGTTTAGGTATTCATTACATCGTCCATTCTTCAAAAGTACCAGTGAATGAAGTAAAAGGGGTTGATTACAGATGACTTCCCTCTTTCTACCCATTTGTTCACAGAGTGAGAAGTGTTGTCTTGTGCTGCATCATGACTACAAGTTTCATGAGCTCCTCAAGGCTGCTCCCAACACTGGAGGCTGGGCTAAAGGCAGGTAGTCTTTTTTTCATCCATTATTGTCCCACAAAACAGACAAGATCACTCTAGAGCATCTGAGAGGTTTCCGAGCAAGTGCTAGTTCATCTGGCCCTAGCATCTAGTTCTGCCATGCACACAAGTAtagtttcattttcctcctcctgtaaGTAACTTCAAAAACAATTACACAAACCTGTGGTGCAGTTCAGTGACCTTTTAAGCTCTTTTTCAGGCTTCTAACTTGTACTTCCTTCTTTCTGAGATTGTGACCACTCTAAGAAGAAGATAAATCTAATTGGCACAAACATAAGGTAAAATTAACTTCTGCTCATCTTTATCCATAAATTCATTCTGCATGAAAACAGTAACCAAGTCCTGTGTAATGCAATGCAGTccatctttattttctgtgttaaagACCTCAATTCTCCCCCAAATTATGATTTTCTCTTATGCCAATTTTCTGATGACACTGCcattttaatccaaattaaaCTGCAGGCTAGGAAGATGTTGCTTTAACTGCATTACAGAGCAAAGGGAGGACTGCTGCCCACACAGGAGGCCAAGAGGAGCAGAAGCACAGCCCTGTCCATGCAGTGGacaggggaagaagaggaggctggCAGAGACAGGATGAAGCAAATGCCTCCTCCAGGGGAGGTCAGGCAGCACACAAAGGTTTTGCTTCAGGGCCACACCAAATTAGAAGGCATTGAACAACTTGTTTGGGAACAGGGAGATGCACTTCCACAGCAGTTCCAGCCAAGCCACGTCTGGGCTACCCGAGTCAtgtgtttctttctgtgctgaCCTCCTGCACCTAAGTTGGCAACTGAGTGGTGCACTGATTCAGGGAAATGAAGTAAATGGGTCTTAACCTTACTAAAACACTGATTTGCCTTCAGCTGGATCAGTGTCCTGATCTAGTCCATCACGCACTCAGACAGCACTAATGTTGTTaccagaaagagagagaatggGGGAAATAtgcagctgcaggcagacagAAAGGTGAGACCACAGCAGCCCAAGATTTAATCAGCTTTAATTTCTGTGGAACCACACCTTTAGTCACTCCAGTGAACTCACATTGTTCCTTAGTGCTATCATATAATGATATTAATAagttttttatatatttagGTGTAAgccaggaaaaaaccccagacctGTGTCTCATGTGGTGAAAGTGTTGGCATTAAACCAGCCATGTCTGCTTGATGCTTCTGTGAGTTGATCCACTGTTTGCAAAATCAAGATTCCTGCTGTTTATGTTCAAAATCCAGCAATTACTAATGCTAAGCAGCATATTGCATTGCTATCCATTTTGATAAGCCTAACTTTCACctagcaaaaaaaaccacaaacctgTAATAAAGATAGATTTACACACTAGACTTTGATGTCTAGATAGATTTACACCCTGGCTCTGCATTCATTGCCAGTCTTACATCAAAGAGTTGAAGGAACTGTCAGGGAGCTTTCCTGCATAAAAGAACAATCTCTTCCGCAGCCACAGGCCCCAGCTGTTTCTTTCAGACAAACACTGTTTCAAAATTGACAGAATTATGGGctgataaataaaaatcagaaaaataagtgaataaaaagagatggggaagaaaaagtattttcctgtCAAAGCTCAACATTAAAGACATGAAGGTTCAAGAAGGTTGGTAAGATAGCATGAGGTGGCAAAAATGCCATACATACTCTAGGTCAATACCTCACTACAGGTGAGTGAATAGTTTACAGATTCCTGTATTTCTGAAGGTTGTGTGGAACCATCAGTGACTACATAGTTTGGTCCTTTTTTATAGTGTAGTCTGTAGAGATTTGCCTAGTTTTTCATGCTGCAAGCACATAATTTTTCAATGAACTAGAGCATATGTTTAGAAAAGGCCTCTAGGACTGATTTAAGGACTTCAAGTGATGCAGAGCCACTGTGCTTCTAGGGTGAATGTTCCATTAGCTTCCCTCCCTCAGGGTTAGGCATTCATGTCTTCAGAAAGAATGTGTTCAGCTTTAGCTTGCAAGCAGTTATGGAAGACTTCTATCCCAACAAGtttcaaagcttttcaaaagttttaaaacacatttatacCGAAAATTgttttccacttcctccttaAATGCAGCCACTTTGATGGTGAGACCCAAGCCTTTCCTCCAGCATGCAACAGCTCTACCTAGCACTTGAGCTAAATACTCAGGAAACAGTGAGAGCAGCCAGGAGTAAGGGAGAGGAGGGTTTAGGAAAGTAGAATGCACTTAAGAAGCCAATAGGTTTCATAGTGCTAATTTAACACTCGTAAACCTACAGAAAAGCACCTTGGACACAGAAATGAACAGTTCTGATCAGGAGCTTAATACTGGCCTTATccaaaaaataatacaaatccAGCTGCTGGCCGAACTGTAGCAACACAGGACAATTTCAACCCTTTGATGTTTCTGGTACCCTCACTGCAGTGAAAAGCTTTTACTGAAAAACTTCCCTTGGAAGTTGTCAGCAAGGGTGGTATCTTTGGCATGACAACCTCACATCTGATAGCCCAGGTCTGAGCAGCACAGTGGCACAATGAAGGCACAATCTTCAATAATATTTATCCAGTAATTGTACCTTTTGTATGTGTCTTTGATGTGAGTGGCTAGTAAAGCCAGATCTCAGACTTTGTTATCCAGCCATGACTTTTAAGTGTGACTTCCAGCATGTCGTTCATCTGAAGAGGCTGTTCTACTGCTGTCATCATGGATGCCACTGACCCCATGTTACAATAATAATTATGTTACTGCAAGATCTCTCTTTTAGTGTCTCAGGAGGAGGATATCTCAATTAAAGAGCAAGAGTTAggtggtaaaaagaaaaaaaatacagagaaacaaGGATCAGTGTGTCTTCTCCACGgattttatgtttttcatttgtgcaaATGATCCAGAAAAAGCCAATGCCTAGGAATTAAGTTTATTTTAGGAGCTCTCCAAACATGAAATCAATAATTGGTTTGAAAGGTTACAAACAAAATCAAGCTGTCATTTGTAGCTCACTGAGGCCCTGCTTTTTTAATCCATTTCCAAGAAGGTTGCATccactcttttcttctttcagtgtcCACCTTGTAGGCACTCACTCTTGGAAGCAGGCAGATAAAGTTTGTGACCATCAGCATCAGCTCCCTCAAAGACGTAACCCGATGGGTCTTTGTAAGATGCCAAGCATCTGACAAGGCCCTTTGGTGTGTAGCTGGTGGCATAGGTCGTTTTAGCATCTAGCAGAGTGTGATGATTTGGGCCTGACCAGCCAGGTTTATAGCTCTTCACAACTGTGAGTGGATGAGGCACATAATGGGTCTGAAAGGTAGTCAAGCAATCCATTGGTTTTGCTGGGAAGGTCAGCTCCGGAGCATGAATGATAGGTTTTAGTCTCTTGCACAGCCAAGGCTTATAGTCTTCCTTCATTATAGAAGAGCTATTGAATGgctcagtaatttttttaaggtgGGCCAAAGATTGACACATCTTGGCTGGCTTGCCATTTGGGTGCTTGTAATGTACCTGAGTAGTGGTGTGAAGGTCCATTTTCTCCAGAGGCGGAAGATATACGTCAGGTTTTTTGGTGAATACGGGATGCCATGGCCAAGCTTGGTATTCTTCTTGAAACTCAGTTGTAGAGGAAAATGGAAGATCATGGAGAAGCTTCAGCTGGTACGGTTTTGCAAGCCTGGCTGGCTCACCAACCATCCCCTTGTAAGAAACTTTGTGGGTAGTGAGGCCATCAAATGGGACCTCATTGACcttgtatttctcatttttatggACATAACATTTCTGCAGAGGATGTGGCACATAATTCATTCTATAATTGGTTATAGTCTCAAAGGGACCCTCAGTTTTCTGGACCAGATTCAGAGGTTTGCAGCTTTGAGTGGCAACTGGTCCCCTGTAGAGATAGTCATCCTGGACAATGGTTCTGTGGtcaaatttttcttctgatgggTGAAATCTGTCGTTTGGTCTGATCAGCTCTGTCTTTGGTTCATTCCATAACACATAGTCATCTGAAACGTAAGAGGAATCCTTTCTAAGTGCTCAGCTGAAGTTCTTTGGTGAGTTTAGGCATATACCATATTATGTTTTGATTATTACATTTTctaatgtaaaaaatatttgttgatGTTGTATTGATTGACAAACCCTATTAGAAGAGCTGCTGTAGAACACATACACTAGTGTGCTAACCCCTGGAAATGCTTAGCATTTACACAGAATATAGAATGAAAATAGTCCAGTACCCACCCATACCTACAGAGATGGTGAAATACAATGTGGGAAGGTTAAATTACATTCTCAGTCTTGCAGAGACATTTTCTGCAGGTGACTGAGTGGCTGCTGTCCTCATGCTCAGTCAACCAGAAATCATGAAAGTGGAGTATCATTGCACTGACTTCAACCCCCTTCATTTACCCTCCTGCAGCTATGTTGTGGCTGGCTCAGAGCACAGGCAGAGTATGCCTATGTCTGCAGAAGGCGGTTCACGTGTCTCCCACAGTAACTCTGTGGCAAGGAGAACCAGATGTCCATCATTCTACTCTAAAGGCCAAGTTGTAGAGCTATGCATTGTTTTTATACCTTCTCATTTGGGGACGACCCAATTTCTCAACTGCATAGATGTGATGCTGCATAGTATTTGCCGAGTTCAGGGTTTTGCAGCTCATTTGGTGTCAGCAACCTGTGCTGTGTGGCATCTCCTTGGCTCTtggctttgctttctgtggTACTCTTGCTGTCAGTACAAGCAGGAACCGAGAAGGAGCTTGTAACTCTGTCTCCAATTCTTCCTTATTAGAAGAACTGTGCCGGAATTTACAGACTAAGCCTACACTGATCTGAAGCATTGAATCATACCACAGAGACGGTCCATACTCCAGAAATCTTGCTATCCAAATTCATGactaagaaaacattttacGTAGCATTTTAGAGACATTCATATCTTCCTTCCTCGGCAGGAtaccaggggaaaaaatgaggcACTGAAACTTAAAAAGATTTGCACTCAGTCACACTAGAAAGCTATTGCAAATCTGCCTAGCCCTCCAACCAGTGCTACAGCCAGAAGACcatcattttttcccttcctagCAATCTTGTGCAACTTCCCCTAGAGAGCATTATGGTTACTGGTAGgaagttaaaatgaaatagtCTTGGAGCTAAcccaagtattttttttatttaattttccctCCTTTTAAACCACATTCAGAGTCATGAGGCAAATAAGCTTCCAGCTGACTCTGCACAGGAAGGAAGTCTAGGTTTCAAAGTACTAGAAAGTAAATGATGCAATTATATATCAGGATATTTGAACTCTCCAATCCAAACAGAGTTATTCCTATTGAATGGCAGTGGCTATGGTACTGCACAAACACAATTATACAAAGGATGTGTTCATTACAATGTGAAGTTGACccaaaaaaaagtaactttttgtCCCAATTAGATGTCTATTTAAAGTCTTTCGGGTTCATAGCAAGTTGCTCTGCCCTGTCACAAGAGAGGAAGCAGCAGCCACAGGTGCCATGCTGCTCCCAGGAAGCACCCCAGCCCTTGGGTACAGAGCTGCCCTCATGCCACTAATTAGTGTAGTCAGTGGAGAATATGGCCCTGCCTGTGTGCACTGACATAGACATTCATTTGCCACTGTCGGTGCCACTGAAGTGCAGGCTGAGTGCCCTGCTAGTGTCAGGGTGTTTAAATGCTCCAGGTACTCCTGTTTCTCTGGGCAAATAGGAGATGTCCAGGCACCACCACGCTCATGGGATGCTGACCTTGTACTCGTGCCTAGGGTACATAATTTTCCTGGAGAGATGGTCCAGCAGGGTGAACCATGAGCACATATGGACATGTGTTATTACAGGGGATGTATTAATAAAGTGTTAAAAAGTGAGAAGCTAATGAGCTTCTCAAAGCAAGGGGTCATTCAGAGATCTGACATTTCAGACACCAACCAAGAGTTACCAAAAAACTTTTTATGTTCTCCCATCATCTTTGCTAGAAAACAGTCTGTGCATTTTGGATGTAACCACGGCTTTtgcaaaatattcaaaatatgaCAAGGAAGTCCATCTGTctccaattttaaaaatttacaagCTCTACACGTTTGGAGACCTCATAGGCATTATGAAGTTATTTTACTTAGTGTAAGCCAGCAGTGCTACTATTCCTTCAAAATATGTTACAATTTTATTGTAACTCTAATTCTTCTCCCACAgatattaatagtttcccatGTAGCACAATCTTGAAAACATTAGGGGGTacaggagggagcagaggatATGAACCATATGTTATTGGAGGGTTAGGCACATCTCACTGTAACAAAGCAAGACAAAACTGAAATTAGATTGTGTACCTGCAGTTGGTAGGTATGTGCGTATCTTGGAGGAGATGAGAATTTTGAAACCTTAAGTTGCAAAGTAATCTGACATTAATTGTGATATGCAATAGCATCATCTTAAACCTACAGTGTCATTTGGGATATGGTGTGTTTAGTGGGAAGGAGTATGACACTACAGTAGGAAAGGTAATTTAATACCAATGCAGCACTGTTTTATATGCTGcttaaatatttgaattatGATACTTAATTGAATAGCATGTTTCAAAATTTCACACTTGAGTAGTGATCAGTAAAACCTAGCAATGCTTAGAGAATAGCCCAaagaaaacttgtattttttgtGAACCTGGGCCTTTAAAAGGGAATTTATTCAGTATGCAACTTGACCTTTGAGGGGGTTTGGACAAAGATTTCCAtttgcagtgttttgaaaaatacagaaattataaCCAAATGTAGCTGTGATACATTTTAGTAGAGCTCTAGAGTAACAGTTAAGGTGCTGACCTAAACACTGATAAAAGACAAAGATATACATCTGGTTCAGATACAGAGAAGTTAGGGATATCTAAACACAGAAGGAACGATCCTCTGCTTGTGCAAAGCAGCCTTTTTTTATTGGCTTCACTGAAGCTATTCCAATGAATACCATCTGGTGACATTGCCTATGCAAAACAAAGTGttcaaaattttaaacatgGGCATTTTGCACCTGCGGGTCATGGTCTTCATGACTCAAGTCATTCTAAATGTACAGTATTTCCTGTGTGCTTAATGTAGAAATTTCAGTTTATGCCATTGCAAACATGCAGCTGCACTAAAGTCTGACTTTCAGTCATTTCAGCTGGGTAATCTTAACACTGCATTCACATAGCTTTTATTTGCTTACTTCCTTTATCATTtcaagttttaagaaaaaaattgtttctttacaTTGGGACAAATATCAATGCCAGCACCAATCATAAGCTTTTATATTTGCATagcataataataaaataaattaaataaaataaaataattaaaaattgttttaagaaATACACAAATGCTAGCTATCTGCCTAGCAATGTTAGCTAGCTGAAAGGTGTGCAGAGGGGAGGCAAAATCCTCTGATTTTCTACTTATGACTTACTACCAAAACTAGTACCATTGCTGTAAATATGTAACTGAAAGATTTTGCCCAGTGCATGCAGAAGAGATTTCATGCTGTTGGAGAGGAAGGAACAAAGACCCCACAAACACAAACCACCTACACCAAGTTACTGCTACTGAGACACAAGGGCATAGTTAGATGCACAGTTCACCTGTTTTACCAGGAGTAGAACTTGAGTGCTTTGGAAATTTGTGTGGAACTTCTGCGTGCCCATATATGCCTCCTGCACATTGACAGATTAACTctgcagcacacagaaaaaGGGTCCCATGCTTCATGACGTGCTCAGATGCAGCAAATTCtatgtattttgtgtgtgtctgaTCCACTGAATGTGTGGACCAGCCCTTCAGTATACCAAGAATATGTTCAGTATATCCTAAAGATGATGATGGTGGACCCATTTTCAGGAGTTCACAAGGCCTTGCTTCTACCTAGGATGTCTCTAGGCCTGTCAGACATGCAAAGGAGGTGAATTCGGAGAGGTCCCAGTGCTACCATTAATGAGGGGCTGTATTGCCAACAATTTGTGTCTGTGTCGTTCCTGCACAACTTGCTGGCATacataaacagaagaaataacaaCTGCACACTGTTTTGATCTGTCTTCTTCAAAAATGAAGCTACTGGTGAAGTCCTGAAAGAATCTGCAAGAGCACATACCTTCATAAGCGGTTCTTGTATCCATCTTGGTGCTGGGGATGTGTCTCGTCACACAGGGGAGGCATGGAGGTACTTGAGAGATAGGGTAGGAGTTATAATCTTGTTTATAAGTGGAGGTCAAATCCATACTCTTGTCATGCTTTTCAGGTGGTTTAAGTTTCTGTGGCAACACTTCATGAGCTATGTAATCTCTCCTGTGAAGAATAATTTCATTATGTCTTTTgtcttaaggaaaaaattatgttcatttttctggacacacaaagaaattaatacTTTCCCCTACCTCCACAGCCTAGGAAAGTCTGGATAGGATACAAGTAGTTAATGAGACACACAAGCCTTTCACATTTGGAAACCTGGACTCTGAAAAAGGAACTGAGGCAGCTCTGGACAACCTCAGGCAGTCCAGGTTCCCCCTTCTCTCCACCCAGTGAGGTTAATGGCCTTACACAAAGATATCTCTGTTCTACAGTGGAGTTACACCAGAAGGCATAACTCCTTTTAAAAGCCCAACAATTATAGCAGGCTATCTAGTACATATGGGAAACATATGAGAGGCAACAATAGCCTTCCCAGACAACACACTGTACAGCAGTCCAGCCCAGGATGGggagataaaaacaaaacagttttacaGTAAAACACCAGCTGAGGAAAGAAACATCAGCATGGTCAGACAGTCAGCTTTTTCTCAGGTACCACTGTAAAAGAGCTATTTTAAGATACTGGAGTAGTGTCACTTAACTCCAAcaaaacattacagaaacaagatggagaagaaaataatatcaCCATCCAAGATTCACTAACCTGAACCTATTTCACTGCCCACATCCTTTGGTACAGGGCAGAGAGCTGCTACTTGGCACCGGTGAATTTAGTCTCTAATGTCAGAGTACTTTTCCACTGGTGTGCAGATCTGTTTACACCACAGGCAGCCAGCCAGAATAAATGGTCAGTACAGGAGCTATTCTAATATTTATATCGTGCTTTGCATCTGGAGTGGTAATGTGTGAGCAAGAGCCTGAGTCTCCGAATATACTGTTTTTGTTAGGAAATAAACAAGATTCTCAAAATTCTCTGTGtagcagaagggaagagaatTCACATTGCAAATTATTAGGTATAGGGgtaaaaacagaaatgcagacataaaaaaaaaatcaagagcaTCAAGAGGTACTTATGTAGATGTTACACATGTTGTAGCCCCTTGGCATACTTCCATCAGCAATTTAAAGCTAATGTGTTTTTTAAGAGGAGCTAAGAAAAGGCAAGCAGGAATACAACAGGCATGCAGCATCCTCAGTAGCAAGGAGGGCTCAGTAACAGAAAGGGTCTTTCCCAAGCCACTCACAGTACACTGCACGGTGCCATGTTTGAAACAGGTGAGCCTGTACCAGAGGCAAGTAACAGATCACAGACAGGCAATTCTTCAGGGTTTTCTGGCAGTGGGCATATCTTTTCCCACTCTGACTATTGCAATACAACAGAACCTGCAGTGGAGATTACAGAGGAAGAGTTGATCTGCTGATAAATCGGTGGCAACCTGCATCCAAGATGCCATGAAAAATGGTACTGCCTGCAACTCCCAGACTTTATCAAGGGGGCTTGCTGTTGCAATATGACACCTAACACTCAGTGGAGCGTTATTAGAGAAGACTGGTGACAACTCAGTGTTTGCTTGCTGGCCTCACAGTCCCTGCAGCTGTTCTCATACACTCCATCCATTTGTTCTCTCTGAGTTCAGCCACACAGAACCAGAGCTTTTAGCAACCCGCTAATAGGTGGTGGCACTTTTCCACTAGGCCTTGGTACTTTCACGCTGGCTGGATTTTCTTACCAGTGTTGCCCAGAGGACAGCAAGACTTGCAATCTGATGGCTAACTGTTCAGGCTCTGTGTTTTCTCCTCTCACAAGGGCGGGCAAGTTTTACGTATTTGGTAGAGTGCACGCTCTGAAGAAGCAAATGTAAGTAGTTTCTGTGCTTTCTTACTATTCTGCTTTTCAGGAGTTGTACTAAACTCCAAGAGTAACAGTTACTGTGGGAATCACTAGCCTTGTCTGAGCAAGGATAGTTTTGCTGGTTGAACCAAAGTGTATAAGGACTCCTTGACAGACCCCACATGGTGGCTGCCCCTCCTCGCCTGCCTTGAGAGGACACCAGTGAGCCCAGGGTTTAGTTATAGGCAGACACAAAGATGTCTAGCTGCTTCAGCTCATGCTGGAGATGGAAGGCCTATACAGAAGCGAAGTCTGCTCTTTGAAACCCTCTGATCCTCTCTGTTGTTGCTGAAAACTCCCACAGAGGCAGAGGCATCCCAAATGTAAGTCAGGCATTTCAGACTCCATCAGCCACATCTGTGGTTTAAATTCACAACTCTTAAAAAGGCATAGTTAGAGGAAGGAGTTGGTAGAGCTTCTACATCAGGATAGGGAAAAATAGATGGTGTTAGCTATTAAGACTTCCATTACCAGCCTTTGGCATCTCCTAGGTGTCTAATTCAGTTCAGCAAAGGCAAGAGTGATGTTGCTTGTGACTGTGCCTGTGATGAGAAAGGAAGTAAACATCAAGATAAGGCAGCAGCCACTGTTTGAGGAAAGGGAAGCTCTCAGATTCATATTAAAGGATCAGATTCCTATTTTTTATGAGTTTCTTCTGTGGACAGGTGCTTGGCACATcactctgccagcagcagggaagagcctCAGCAGTTACTTCCATCAGGGAAATGGGCATAGTGCAAGAGCAGGGGCTTCTGCCAAACACCAGCACTGAGCGACAACATAcctgaggagcagaaagagcCCAGCAATCCACAGTGAGTGCCTTGAGATGAACACCCAGACCCCCTTTCCAATCATCAAGCCCTACCATATTCACACCTCCTTGGAAACCAGTCATTCATGTTACAGTGTACAAAGTGCCACACAACACACAGAACAAAAGACAAATACTCCTCCAGTATCACCAATACTTTCCCAGACAACACTTCTGCTTGTTTCCCAGAAACCTTCCCAAAACAGAAAGTGAGCAAAAGCCAAGACATGACTGTGTTTCTATGGCCCATGTATTCTCTGATCAGATCACATCTCAGCCTCCAGGAAGCGCAAGAAGAATAGCTGCTTGCCTCTGCTACAACAACTGGCCTCCGACAGACCTTCATCCCTCCTTCACAGAGCCCACAACATTGTTCTGTTCAGGCTCCCCTTGTGAAAAccaatcatttttcttttctctgttactcatctctcacacacacattaTCTAAGTCACAGCCCTCactctttttcagtgtttttcataCTTTGTAGTCGAGATGCCTTCCATGGGTATCTGTGCCATCTTGTATGCTTCTTTTGGCTTAAATGAGCCTCTGGGAACAGTGATGGAGTAAAGGGGATATCGCTTCAGGTACTCTGACAGCATGCATGGCTTCTCAGTCTTCTTATAGGGCCTCATGGGCAGGTGTGGACAATGGTGACatctgcaagggaaaaaaacagcacagCAGTTAGTGACTCACAGATAGCTGATTAACAATACCTCATTGTGTAAGTTGGATGCAGGTTG is drawn from Haliaeetus albicilla chromosome Z, bHalAlb1.1, whole genome shotgun sequence and contains these coding sequences:
- the SAXO1 gene encoding LOW QUALITY PROTEIN: stabilizer of axonemal microtubules 1 (The sequence of the model RefSeq protein was modified relative to this genomic sequence to represent the inferred CDS: substituted 1 base at 1 genomic stop codon); this translates as MPPIXPVPLHVVPSLKKCICQLCTCGCHHCPHLPMRPYKKTEKPCMLSEYLKRYPLYSITVPRGSFKPKEAYKMAQIPMEGISTTKRDYIAHEVLPQKLKPPEKHDKSMDLTSTYKQDYNSYPISQVPPCLPCVTRHIPSTKMDTRTAYEDDYVLWNEPKTELIRPNDRFHPSEEKFDHRTIVQDDYLYRGPVATQSCKPLNLVQKTEGPFETITNYRMNYVPHPLQKCYVHKNEKYKVNEVPFDGLTTHKVSYKGMVGEPARLAKPYQLKLLHDLPFSSTTEFQEEYQAWPWHPVFTKKPDVYLPPLEKMDLHTTTQVHYKHPNGKPAKMCQSLAHLKKITEPFNSSSIMKEDYKPWLCKRLKPIIHAPELTFPAKPMDCLTTFQTHYVPHPLTVVKSYKPGWSGPNHHTLLDAKTTYATSYTPKGLVRCLASYKDPSGYVFEGADADGHKLYLPASKSECLQGGH